CAGACGGGTTTTCGAGCAGACCGCTTGCCTTGCCCATCGTCTACAACACCAGTGGCTACGAGCTGCCCGAGGCCATCGCTGAGCTCGATGGCTACGTTGATGTCTTTCTCACCGACCTCAAGTACGCTTCGTCTGAGCTTGCCCAGCGCTATTCGGCTGCACCTGACTATCCGCATATCGCCTCTCGTGCTCTCGATGCCATGTTCGAGCTCGTGGGGCCGCTGCGCTATGACGAAACCGAGAGGGGGGAGGAGCGCCTCGTACGCGGCGTCGTCGTACGTCATCTCCTGCTCCCAGGACATCTCGAGGATTCCAAACGCGTTATGGAGCTGCTTGCCGCAAAGCCCTATCGCGATGACATGATCGTGAGCATCATGAACCAGTTCACGCCTTCCGAGGAGCTTATTCGGGATTATCCGGAACTCGCCTTTCGTGTGAGCGAAGACGAATACGACGAGCTCATTGACTACGCCCTTGATTTAGACATAATGAATAGTTTTATGCAAGAAGGCGATACGGCTGACGAGTCCTTCATACCCGACTTCGATTACGAGAGGGATATAGCCATGCGCCATGTCGACTACCTCATCGTCGGGGCTGGCCTTGCGGGGTCGACCTGCGCATATCTCCTGCATAAAGCAGGTTGTGACGTCATGCTCCTCGAACGTCTCGACGTCTTGAAAAAGTCCAAGCTCTGCGCTGGCCTTGTCACGCCCCGCGCCATGCGCGAACTCGACATGATATTCGACAATTGGTCTAATAAGCTTGTGAAGTCACAGTTCACGTCCATGCGCTGTGATGCAGCAGGCATCACGGTCGACCTCAATGGCACCGAGATGTGCAGTGTCGAGAGACGCGAGCTCGATGCGTTCGTACTCGATGCCTTTCGTGAGTGTGGGGGGAGAGCTCGTCGACCGTTTTCATGTGCGTGCAATCGACTTCAATCAACATCGCCTTGAGGGAACGCGTGACGACGACGTGCAGGAGATTCTTGGCTATGGCACGCTCATCGCCGCCGACGGGGCGCTTTCATACGTACGAAAGGCGCTCACCGGTAGCACACCCGACGCGATTCTCTCGCTTGAGACTATGGTCGCAAACACGGGTGCGCCGCTTACGATGGACTACGAGGACGGCTTCATCGGGTACTCCTGGTACGCGCCTTGCGGCGACGGTCGCCAAGCTCGGCTGCTGCGCCTATG
This window of the Coriobacteriaceae bacterium genome carries:
- a CDS encoding radical SAM protein translates to MCGEGDEVRLARAALHFWEEPPISGELGSGTVFFSGCPLRCVYCQNKDIARGKIGRAVSIERLARIFLEQQERGALNINLVTPTHFVPQIKAALDLARSDGFSSRPLALPIVYNTSGYELPEAIAELDGYVDVFLTDLKYASSELAQRYSAAPDYPHIASRALDAMFELVGPLRYDETERGEERLVRGVVVRHLLLPGHLEDSKRVMELLAAKPYRDDMIVSIMNQFTPSEELIRDYPELAFRVSEDEYDELIDYALDLDIMNSFMQEGDTADESFIPDFDYERDIAMRHVDYLIVGAGLAGSTCAYLLHKAGCDVMLLERLDVLKKSKLCAGLVTPRAMRELDMIFDNWSNKLVKSQFTSMRCDAAGITVDLNGTEMCSVERRELDAFVLDAFRECGGRARRPFSCACNRLQSTSP